In Acidaminococcus fermentans DSM 20731, one genomic interval encodes:
- a CDS encoding spermidine synthase produces the protein MDTVQSPAVAPGGRRLLQNQYYLYLTEFFAGMAVMAVEIGAQRLISPYFSSSQVVWTIIIGMIMIAMAGGNVYGGKTADKDPNPDKLYGRILFSSIWLALIPFLGKYIIVGISAVVIFSVNANYLIIAAIATCLLLFVFPLFLLGTVTPSLAKYTMDSLSDNGKIVGTLGAMNTIGSILGTFLPTFVTIPAIGTNLTFLIFSGILLVLSAVYFLSSGKRLRKVGAAAILFVAACLLGYKTDFAFWKSREGLLYEGESVYNYLRVQDSPKRTVLSTNVLFGVQSVLEKSDGLTGMYYDYALTAPFLTKSGTQKAQDVLILGMGSGTYARQLLRYLPGTKVAGVEIDRKITDLAHQYFQLPAQVPVTEYDGRAYLNEDPQKYDVIMVDAYQDITIPFQMSSVEFFQSVRQHLKPGGVMVVNLNMHGTEQGGIADWLADTVAGVFPEVMTIDVPGNTNRELFAGERGLKASLAQNSQTVRDPQLKDLLATIGNRAVLYHSGGRKFTDDKAPVELLGMQELDGLIRQEAERYKEIYRKEGIEGVLQDL, from the coding sequence ATGGATACTGTTCAATCACCTGCTGTTGCACCGGGTGGCCGGCGGCTCTTACAAAATCAATACTATCTGTATCTCACGGAATTCTTTGCGGGGATGGCGGTGATGGCTGTGGAAATTGGAGCCCAGCGCCTGATTTCCCCGTATTTTTCCTCGTCCCAGGTGGTCTGGACCATCATCATCGGTATGATCATGATCGCCATGGCGGGAGGCAATGTGTATGGCGGCAAAACAGCGGACAAAGATCCCAACCCGGACAAACTGTACGGGCGGATCCTGTTTTCATCCATCTGGCTGGCCCTGATCCCCTTCCTGGGGAAGTACATCATTGTGGGCATTTCGGCGGTGGTGATTTTTTCCGTAAATGCCAACTACCTGATCATTGCGGCCATTGCCACCTGTCTGCTGCTCTTTGTGTTCCCCCTGTTCCTGCTGGGAACGGTGACGCCCTCCCTGGCCAAATACACCATGGATTCCCTTTCCGACAACGGGAAAATCGTGGGGACCCTGGGGGCCATGAACACTATCGGCAGCATCCTTGGGACATTCCTGCCCACCTTTGTGACCATCCCGGCCATAGGGACGAATCTCACGTTCCTGATTTTCTCCGGCATCCTGCTGGTGCTGTCCGCGGTGTACTTCCTCAGCAGCGGAAAGAGGCTGCGTAAAGTCGGGGCTGCTGCCATCCTCTTTGTGGCCGCCTGCCTGTTGGGGTACAAAACGGATTTCGCCTTCTGGAAATCCCGGGAGGGGCTTTTGTACGAGGGAGAGTCGGTGTACAATTACCTGCGGGTCCAGGACAGCCCGAAGCGGACGGTCCTTTCCACCAATGTGTTGTTCGGGGTCCAATCGGTGCTGGAAAAAAGTGATGGCCTGACAGGCATGTACTACGACTATGCCCTGACGGCTCCGTTCCTGACCAAAAGTGGTACGCAAAAAGCCCAGGATGTGCTGATCCTGGGCATGGGGTCGGGTACATATGCCCGGCAGTTGCTGCGGTACCTGCCGGGCACGAAGGTGGCCGGGGTGGAAATCGACCGGAAAATCACGGACCTGGCCCACCAGTATTTTCAGCTGCCGGCACAGGTGCCGGTGACGGAGTATGACGGCCGGGCCTACCTCAACGAGGACCCGCAGAAATATGATGTGATCATGGTGGATGCCTACCAGGACATCACCATCCCGTTCCAGATGTCCTCGGTGGAATTCTTTCAGAGCGTGCGGCAGCACCTGAAACCCGGCGGCGTCATGGTGGTGAACCTGAACATGCACGGCACGGAGCAGGGGGGCATCGCTGACTGGCTGGCAGACACGGTGGCCGGCGTGTTCCCGGAGGTCATGACCATCGACGTACCGGGGAACACCAACCGGGAGTTGTTTGCCGGGGAACGGGGGCTAAAGGCCAGCCTGGCTCAGAACAGCCAAACCGTCCGGGATCCCCAGCTGAAGGACCTGCTGGCGACCATCGGGAATCGGGCCGTCCTGTATCATTCCGGCGGCCGGAAGTTCACCGATGACAAGGCGCCGGTGGAGCTGCTGGGGATGCAGGAGCTGGACGGGCTGATCAGGCAGGAGGCGGAAAGATATAAGGAAATTTACCGGAAAGAGGGAATTGAGGGAGTACTCCAGGACCTGTAA
- a CDS encoding dihydrofolate reductase family protein, giving the protein MGKYLWLPSTSENPDSFSTLVNGPDAQYHYQAMLNGRTTIDDNFTFYAKPELDENAPQVPAGDYLAEGVSLGQFLLAVDGHGKLAWQENFNEYDGVKSHIVEILTEAASNSYKAFLRKKGISYLICGKDSVDLPLLCAKIKNVLHVDSVMLGGGAVLNWSMVQAGLVDELSLVMAPAADGSTETQTLFMAKPGITTDQPVLFKPLEVKIMPDDAIWIRYQVGKKVDFDFESDPEFKETMEMIRSHR; this is encoded by the coding sequence ATGGGTAAGTATCTGTGGCTGCCCTCCACCAGTGAGAATCCGGACAGCTTCAGCACCCTCGTGAATGGACCGGATGCCCAATACCACTATCAGGCCATGCTTAACGGACGTACGACTATCGACGATAATTTCACTTTTTATGCCAAACCGGAACTGGATGAAAATGCGCCTCAGGTCCCGGCCGGCGACTACCTGGCGGAAGGCGTTTCTCTGGGCCAGTTCCTGCTGGCGGTGGATGGACACGGCAAACTGGCCTGGCAGGAAAACTTCAATGAATACGACGGCGTCAAGAGCCATATCGTGGAAATCCTCACGGAAGCAGCTTCCAACAGCTACAAGGCGTTCCTGCGTAAAAAGGGCATCAGCTATCTGATTTGCGGTAAGGACAGCGTAGACCTGCCGCTGCTCTGCGCCAAGATCAAGAATGTCCTGCATGTGGATTCCGTGATGCTTGGGGGCGGTGCCGTCCTCAACTGGAGCATGGTGCAGGCCGGGCTGGTGGACGAACTGAGCCTGGTCATGGCACCCGCTGCGGATGGCAGCACGGAAACCCAGACCCTTTTTATGGCCAAACCAGGCATCACCACCGACCAACCGGTCCTGTTCAAACCGCTGGAAGTGAAAATCATGCCGGATGATGCCATCTGGATCCGTTATCAGGTGGGTAAAAAGGTGGACTTTGATTTCGAAAGCGATCCGGAATTCAAAGAAACCATGGAGATGATCCGCTCTCATAGATAG